A single genomic interval of Hippoglossus stenolepis isolate QCI-W04-F060 chromosome 24, HSTE1.2, whole genome shotgun sequence harbors:
- the LOC118103233 gene encoding cysteine/serine-rich nuclear protein 3 isoform X2, whose product MSGILKRKLEEGPAPYLSLQGSEDDEVSCSDSGNSSDSLNHPVPSGLLDSSLQQHSKRLRGRNVHFESVTVYYFNRRQGFTSVPTQGGSTLGMSPRHSGVKRFTLREFAMEQKRSHRNMLRDHLKEEKLNAIKLKMTKNGTVSSVEADTLTLDDISEDDLDVDNTEVDDYFFLQPLTTRRRRALLRSSGVRRIDVEEKHELRSLRVSREECGCRCRGICDPETCACSLAGIKCQVDRMSFPCGCTKDGCSNGTGRLEFNPVRVRTHFLHTIMKLELEKSRDEQHQQQQPEQQLVTNGNGYHGDSSLVRQQQQQQPNLQFPLMSATPHIPIMHLQNTGDADLHLDEEEEEEEEEEEEDEEEDEDDEAYEEDEDGSSMCSGLSDCSTHSLETIDPEDGEEDEEDEEDEEDEDEEDEEEEEEDWECSLPPPYSVPLPSVLSYSNNTLMSLSNPFHSTPPMQHYQMDGSVKDTPAFLSENATAAPTLPTLPTVETALEAEINTEPHCRTFPGPTESLTLQTRSHVDTRETSTAANERPRSTDLQNGPDDHDSHTEAVEQTGEEIGEPLQKRLKEQGAEPDGKTDASCSQSA is encoded by the exons ATGAGTGGGATTCTGAAGAGGAAGCTCGAGGAGGGTCCGGCCCCCTACCTCTCGCTGCAGGGCTCTGAGGATGACGAGGTTTCCTGCAGCGACAGCGGCAACAGCAGCGACAGCCTCAACCATCCCGTTCCCTCTGGGCTGCTGGACT cttctctgcagcagcactcAAAGCGACTCCGGGGCCGCAACGTGCACTTTGAGAGCGTGACAGTCTACTACTTCAACCGGCGGCAGGGCTTCACCAGCGTGCCCACGCAGGGCGGCAGCACCCTGGGCATGTCGCCACGTCACAGCGGGGTGAAGCGCTTCACCCTCAGGGAGTTCGCCATGGAGCAGAAGAGGAGCCACCGCAACATGCTGAGGGATCATCTCAAGGAGGAGAAGCTCAACGCCATCAAACTCAAA atgACAAAGAACGGCACCGTGTCATCCGTGGAGGCCGACACCCTCACGCTCGATGACATCTCTGAGGACGACCTGGACGTGGACAACACAGAGGTGGACGATTATTTCTTCCTCCAGCCTCTGACCACCAGGAGACGCCGCGCCCTCCTCCGGTCCTCGGGGGTCCGACGCATCGACGTGGAGGAGAAGCACGAGCTGCGTTCCCTCCGCGTGTCCCGGGAGGAGTGTGGGTGCCGGTGCCGCGGGATATGTGACCCTGAGACGTGTGCTTGCAGCCTGGCCGGCATTAAGTGCCAG GTGGACCGCATGTCATTTCCCTGCGGCTGCACCAAAGACGGCTGCAGCAACGGCACAGGACGCCTGGAGTTCAACCCGGTCCGGGTGCGCACCCACTTCCTGCACACCATCAtgaagctggagctggagaagagccGCGAcgagcagcatcagcagcagcagccagagcagcagcttgtaACCAATGGCAACGGTTACCATGGAGACTCCTCCTTGgtccggcagcagcagcagcagcagccgaacCTGCAGTTTCCACTGATGAGCGCCACGCCGCAcattcccatcatgcacctcCAGAACACAGGCGACGCAGATTTACATctagatgaggaggaggaggaggaagaggaggaggaggaggaagacgaggaagaggatgaagatgatgaagcgtatgaggaagacgaggatgGCAGCAGTATGTGCAGCGGGCTGTCAGACTGCAGCACGCACAGCTTGGAAACAATCGACCCcgaggatggagaagaggacgaggaggatgaggaagatgaggaggacgaggacgaggaagatgaggaagaggaggaggaagactgGGAGTGTTCACTACCTCCGCCCTACTCTGTCCCACTTCCTTCTGTGCTGAGTTACTCCAACAACACACTCATGAGCCTCAGTAACCCCTTCCACAGCACCCCCCCCATGCAGCACTATCAGATGGACGGCTCAGTGAAGGACACTCCCGCTTTCCTCAGTGAAAACGCCACCGCCGCCCCCACCCTCCCCACCCTCCCCACAGTGGAGACCGCACTCGAGGCCGAAATAAACACTGAGCCCCACTGCCGAACGTTCCCAGGCCCCACAGAGTCCCTGACACTCCAGACCCGTTCACATGTAGACACCCGTGAGACGAGCACCGCAGCCAATGAGCGGCCGCGCTCCACAGACCTCCAGAACGGTCCAGACGACCATGACTCACACACTGAGGCTGTGGAGCAGACAGGGGAGGAAATAGGAGAGCCATTACAGAAGCGGCTGAAAGAGCAGGGAGCCGAGCCCGATGGAAAGACAGACGCGTCGTGCTCACAGAGCGCCTGA
- the LOC118103233 gene encoding cysteine/serine-rich nuclear protein 3 isoform X1, producing MSGILKRKLEEGPAPYLSLQGSEDDEVSCSDSGNSSDSLNHPVPSGLLDSSLQQHSKRLRGRNVHFESVTVYYFNRRQGFTSVPTQGGSTLGMSPRHSGVKRFTLREFAMEQKRSHRNMLRDHLKEEKLNAIKLKMTKNGTVSSVEADTLTLDDISEDDLDVDNTEVDDYFFLQPLTTRRRRALLRSSGVRRIDVEEKHELRSLRVSREECGCRCRGICDPETCACSLAGIKCQVNGTVVDRMSFPCGCTKDGCSNGTGRLEFNPVRVRTHFLHTIMKLELEKSRDEQHQQQQPEQQLVTNGNGYHGDSSLVRQQQQQQPNLQFPLMSATPHIPIMHLQNTGDADLHLDEEEEEEEEEEEEDEEEDEDDEAYEEDEDGSSMCSGLSDCSTHSLETIDPEDGEEDEEDEEDEEDEDEEDEEEEEEDWECSLPPPYSVPLPSVLSYSNNTLMSLSNPFHSTPPMQHYQMDGSVKDTPAFLSENATAAPTLPTLPTVETALEAEINTEPHCRTFPGPTESLTLQTRSHVDTRETSTAANERPRSTDLQNGPDDHDSHTEAVEQTGEEIGEPLQKRLKEQGAEPDGKTDASCSQSA from the exons ATGAGTGGGATTCTGAAGAGGAAGCTCGAGGAGGGTCCGGCCCCCTACCTCTCGCTGCAGGGCTCTGAGGATGACGAGGTTTCCTGCAGCGACAGCGGCAACAGCAGCGACAGCCTCAACCATCCCGTTCCCTCTGGGCTGCTGGACT cttctctgcagcagcactcAAAGCGACTCCGGGGCCGCAACGTGCACTTTGAGAGCGTGACAGTCTACTACTTCAACCGGCGGCAGGGCTTCACCAGCGTGCCCACGCAGGGCGGCAGCACCCTGGGCATGTCGCCACGTCACAGCGGGGTGAAGCGCTTCACCCTCAGGGAGTTCGCCATGGAGCAGAAGAGGAGCCACCGCAACATGCTGAGGGATCATCTCAAGGAGGAGAAGCTCAACGCCATCAAACTCAAA atgACAAAGAACGGCACCGTGTCATCCGTGGAGGCCGACACCCTCACGCTCGATGACATCTCTGAGGACGACCTGGACGTGGACAACACAGAGGTGGACGATTATTTCTTCCTCCAGCCTCTGACCACCAGGAGACGCCGCGCCCTCCTCCGGTCCTCGGGGGTCCGACGCATCGACGTGGAGGAGAAGCACGAGCTGCGTTCCCTCCGCGTGTCCCGGGAGGAGTGTGGGTGCCGGTGCCGCGGGATATGTGACCCTGAGACGTGTGCTTGCAGCCTGGCCGGCATTAAGTGCCAGGTAAATGGAACTGTG GTGGACCGCATGTCATTTCCCTGCGGCTGCACCAAAGACGGCTGCAGCAACGGCACAGGACGCCTGGAGTTCAACCCGGTCCGGGTGCGCACCCACTTCCTGCACACCATCAtgaagctggagctggagaagagccGCGAcgagcagcatcagcagcagcagccagagcagcagcttgtaACCAATGGCAACGGTTACCATGGAGACTCCTCCTTGgtccggcagcagcagcagcagcagccgaacCTGCAGTTTCCACTGATGAGCGCCACGCCGCAcattcccatcatgcacctcCAGAACACAGGCGACGCAGATTTACATctagatgaggaggaggaggaggaagaggaggaggaggaggaagacgaggaagaggatgaagatgatgaagcgtatgaggaagacgaggatgGCAGCAGTATGTGCAGCGGGCTGTCAGACTGCAGCACGCACAGCTTGGAAACAATCGACCCcgaggatggagaagaggacgaggaggatgaggaagatgaggaggacgaggacgaggaagatgaggaagaggaggaggaagactgGGAGTGTTCACTACCTCCGCCCTACTCTGTCCCACTTCCTTCTGTGCTGAGTTACTCCAACAACACACTCATGAGCCTCAGTAACCCCTTCCACAGCACCCCCCCCATGCAGCACTATCAGATGGACGGCTCAGTGAAGGACACTCCCGCTTTCCTCAGTGAAAACGCCACCGCCGCCCCCACCCTCCCCACCCTCCCCACAGTGGAGACCGCACTCGAGGCCGAAATAAACACTGAGCCCCACTGCCGAACGTTCCCAGGCCCCACAGAGTCCCTGACACTCCAGACCCGTTCACATGTAGACACCCGTGAGACGAGCACCGCAGCCAATGAGCGGCCGCGCTCCACAGACCTCCAGAACGGTCCAGACGACCATGACTCACACACTGAGGCTGTGGAGCAGACAGGGGAGGAAATAGGAGAGCCATTACAGAAGCGGCTGAAAGAGCAGGGAGCCGAGCCCGATGGAAAGACAGACGCGTCGTGCTCACAGAGCGCCTGA